Proteins from one Romboutsia sp. CE17 genomic window:
- a CDS encoding GIY-YIG nuclease family protein codes for MDRQRRKELLQHFKEMKPDMGVYMFKSLKTNTVYLGCDKNIKATINGDRFKLNSNNHRCKKLQKDWKENKEENFEIKVVEILPYDKDESKVDYSEDLKILLEMCKDKFKDVNVEEI; via the coding sequence ATGGATAGACAAAGAAGAAAAGAACTATTACAACATTTCAAAGAAATGAAACCAGATATGGGAGTATATATGTTCAAATCCCTAAAAACAAATACTGTTTACTTAGGTTGTGACAAAAATATAAAGGCAACTATAAATGGTGATAGATTTAAATTAAATTCAAATAATCATAGATGCAAAAAGCTGCAAAAAGATTGGAAAGAAAACAAAGAAGAAAACTTTGAAATTAAGGTAGTAGAAATACTTCCTTATGACAAAGATGAAAGTAAAGTGGATTATAGTGAAGATTTAAAAATATTATTAGAAATGTGTAAAGATAAATTTAAAGATGTGAATGTGGAGGAAATATAA
- a CDS encoding DNA/RNA non-specific endonuclease: MKNFKTKINIIIGSIAAYLSILILAIAIDSPFLAVVGLVIAPASMNYLNKNFTVKPIKYYLSLVGAIAVTFLIFGMSMDSNVNTINANDNQNASIENTEESKTDKEVDENEDSSNENINEENTEISHITTTESISNNTEDIFAGYKVIEVDGGNLSGHREPNVVVDIGFGDREYWAFTNEYGQLVKVVAKQIILQDDSTEPVNSKGRYYSDEAKVPGVERSDLDEGHIIADSLGGVSNAYNITPQNSTLNRHGDQAYMEKVIRDAGGCTDFVAIITYPNTKTQIPSHYSYTYTINGNVVKDEFDNINPDEYNSSSKSNTSTNNSSNTSSKVSNTTNNSNTNNNSTNESQSSANSSEIVYWTPNGKSYHTTKNCSTLSRSKTILEGTIQESGKHDPCDRCH, translated from the coding sequence ATGAAAAATTTTAAAACAAAAATCAATATCATCATTGGATCTATAGCTGCTTATTTAAGTATATTAATTTTAGCTATTGCTATAGATTCACCATTTTTAGCAGTCGTAGGTTTAGTTATTGCACCTGCAAGTATGAATTACTTAAATAAAAATTTTACAGTAAAACCGATTAAGTATTATTTGAGTTTAGTTGGAGCTATAGCAGTAACATTCTTGATTTTTGGAATGAGTATGGATTCCAATGTAAATACTATAAATGCCAACGATAATCAAAACGCATCAATCGAAAATACAGAAGAATCAAAAACAGATAAAGAAGTTGATGAAAATGAAGATTCTTCAAATGAAAATATAAATGAGGAAAATACAGAAATTTCTCATATTACAACAACGGAATCAATCTCAAATAATACAGAAGATATATTTGCTGGATATAAAGTAATAGAAGTTGATGGTGGAAATTTATCAGGACATAGAGAACCTAATGTTGTAGTAGATATAGGCTTTGGTGATAGAGAATATTGGGCATTCACTAATGAATATGGACAATTAGTTAAAGTGGTAGCTAAACAAATTATATTACAGGATGATTCAACAGAACCTGTTAATTCAAAGGGGAGATATTATTCTGATGAAGCAAAAGTACCTGGAGTTGAAAGAAGTGATTTAGATGAGGGACATATTATAGCAGATTCACTTGGTGGTGTTTCTAATGCATATAATATAACACCTCAAAATAGTACACTTAATAGGCATGGCGACCAAGCTTATATGGAGAAAGTTATAAGAGATGCTGGAGGTTGTACAGATTTTGTTGCTATAATAACTTATCCAAATACAAAAACTCAGATACCAAGTCATTATAGTTATACGTATACTATTAATGGAAATGTAGTCAAAGATGAATTTGATAATATAAATCCAGATGAATATAATTCTAGCTCAAAATCCAATACATCAACTAATAATTCGAGTAATACTAGCTCTAAAGTTAGTAATACTACAAATAATTCAAATACAAATAATAATTCTACAAATGAAAGCCAAAGTAGTGCTAATAGTTCAGAAATAGTGTACTGGACACCGAATGGAAAAAGCTATCATACTACAAAAAATTGTTCTACTTTATCAAGAAGTAAAACTATTTTAGAAGGTACAATCCAAGAAAGTGGTAAGCATGATCCATGCGATAGATGTCATTAG
- a CDS encoding APC family permease has protein sequence MSNIENLERPTTKRTEFKREIGVFSGVSIIGGIMIGSGIFYLGSYVLERTNYNYGLALLAWVLGGVISLFGGLCFAELGSSMPRAGGRTVYLTEAYHPCVGFLAGFSDWLLGGPGSVAALAIALPTVLKSFIGISDMGIKVCAIILIIALTIYNCFGVKLSSILQNVSMVAKLIPIILIMGGALFLGKITPDISIGQQTISSGNGNIISIIAFAIVASLWAYEGWANLNSVAEEVKNPKRDLPLAIIIGIGGITILYTLFNYAIYRVLPHDTVVSMIQNGNYYLGTEVAKIIFGNVGGILVTLAMIIAIFGSMNGLILAQPRTYYAMAEEGHFFKCFTKLHPKYKVPIAPIVVQCIFSIILVLMRNLDQLTNLVVFQSMLFNFLTVLSVPICRKKFPNIERPYKVWFYPFSVIILAIIYIGLVFSTFFDDPINALAGFIVPAIGILFYMYFDKQKKIK, from the coding sequence ATGAGTAATATTGAAAATTTAGAACGACCTACCACAAAAAGAACAGAATTTAAACGAGAAATTGGTGTTTTTAGTGGAGTAAGCATCATAGGTGGAATTATGATAGGGTCAGGTATATTCTACCTAGGATCTTATGTATTAGAAAGAACTAATTATAATTATGGTTTAGCCCTTCTTGCATGGGTTTTAGGTGGAGTCATATCTTTATTTGGTGGACTTTGTTTTGCTGAATTAGGTTCATCAATGCCTAGAGCTGGAGGAAGAACTGTATATCTAACAGAAGCATATCATCCATGTGTTGGGTTTTTAGCAGGATTTTCAGACTGGTTATTAGGAGGTCCTGGTTCAGTAGCAGCTTTAGCTATAGCTCTTCCAACTGTTCTTAAATCTTTTATAGGAATTAGTGATATGGGTATAAAAGTTTGTGCAATTATATTAATAATAGCTTTAACAATATATAACTGTTTTGGTGTTAAGTTATCATCAATTTTACAAAATGTATCTATGGTAGCTAAATTAATTCCAATAATTTTAATTATGGGTGGAGCATTATTTTTAGGAAAAATAACTCCAGATATATCAATAGGACAACAAACCATTTCATCAGGTAATGGAAATATTATATCTATAATTGCTTTTGCCATAGTTGCTTCACTTTGGGCATATGAAGGATGGGCAAACTTAAACTCTGTGGCAGAAGAAGTAAAAAATCCAAAGAGAGATTTACCTTTAGCAATAATCATAGGAATAGGTGGTATAACTATTTTATATACATTATTCAACTATGCTATTTATAGAGTATTACCACATGATACTGTGGTATCAATGATACAAAATGGAAATTATTATCTAGGAACAGAAGTTGCCAAGATAATATTTGGTAATGTAGGAGGAATTCTTGTTACATTAGCAATGATAATTGCAATATTTGGTTCAATGAATGGATTAATATTAGCTCAACCTCGTACATACTACGCTATGGCTGAAGAAGGTCACTTTTTCAAATGCTTCACAAAGCTACATCCAAAGTATAAAGTGCCAATAGCTCCAATAGTAGTACAATGTATTTTTTCTATAATATTGGTTTTAATGAGAAACTTAGACCAATTAACTAACTTAGTAGTATTCCAATCAATGTTATTTAATTTTTTAACAGTTTTATCAGTGCCAATATGTCGTAAAAAATTCCCTAATATTGAAAGACCTTACAAAGTTTGGTTTTATCCATTTAGTGTAATAATACTTGCTATTATATATATAGGGCTAGTTTTTAGTACATTCTTTGATGACCCAATAAATGCATTGGCAGGTTTTATAGTTCCTGCAATAGGTATATTATTCTATATGTATTTTGATAAACAAAAAAAGATAAAATAA
- a CDS encoding vWA domain-containing protein: MDLDSIIKLVRENKLDLEDNNILKSKEFEEYIKSTSKKLYEKHNLKQDKLKFLMDKNIDDVSYIKNDTIYINLGSKNISKGNKLKLTLGYYVHEIGHRLFTDFTIRDIYEESILNGNLYRNSLEFNDEELHENMIKFQNYINNPKKSGKLCSLLLFIYDIIEDSRVEESIYKYLSNYGRLIDGLNELRDTQYNSINSFEIDLTENNKFNALINQIICYIKFGKFKGISDYHIKNIEKIKKEIDESIYEEDEIKVIDKIYKISIILWDEIEEYLEVFDDVYKEEIDHIKPLISLEIEENLNENSKATSTIGKSDTKGDIGKIIKNKTTKEQIKKDLVKSENEDIMKINSDKSTSHKSTMAKDKDAIKLRKSSKEDNKSDDLVNKANDELFDGVYNNNSFGKGIMKLRNIKESENEQKSDSKLISYGGIHKNIRIKVHRPEFTYEDKLNYIENNKKYIKAANELANRVLPFLKNEVSTQYSKNRYYGTKFEASNVSKKDYRYFSKKNPPNESPSMAVAMRIDESGSMKANNRIEMAQATAILIWEFCKKCSIPIGIYGDTADINNTEDVSIYSYSDFDNQDKDDCYRMMQISPKGNNRDGVSIKYVAEKLLKVDADIKVLFIISDGKPLAKPNYKDELAKEDLKSVISEYSRKGINFFVAAIGNDRDVIKDIYGQNKFLDISNINELPNRISMILKNLL, translated from the coding sequence ATGGATTTAGATAGTATTATAAAATTAGTAAGAGAAAATAAATTAGATTTAGAAGATAATAATATCTTAAAATCTAAAGAATTTGAGGAATATATAAAGAGCACATCAAAAAAATTATACGAAAAGCATAATTTGAAACAAGATAAATTAAAATTCTTAATGGATAAAAATATAGATGATGTATCTTATATAAAGAATGATACTATTTATATAAATTTAGGTTCAAAAAATATAAGTAAGGGCAATAAACTAAAATTAACCCTAGGGTATTATGTTCATGAAATTGGTCATAGATTATTTACAGATTTCACTATAAGGGATATTTATGAAGAATCTATTTTAAATGGAAATTTGTATAGAAATTCATTAGAGTTTAATGATGAAGAACTACATGAAAATATGATAAAATTTCAAAACTATATAAATAATCCTAAGAAGTCAGGTAAGTTATGCTCTTTATTACTTTTTATATATGATATTATAGAAGATAGTCGTGTGGAGGAGTCTATATATAAATACTTATCTAACTATGGTCGATTAATTGATGGACTTAATGAATTGAGGGATACTCAATATAATAGCATTAATTCATTTGAAATAGATTTAACTGAGAATAACAAATTTAATGCCTTAATAAATCAAATAATTTGCTATATTAAATTTGGAAAATTTAAAGGTATCTCAGATTATCATATAAAAAATATTGAGAAAATCAAAAAAGAAATAGATGAATCCATTTATGAAGAAGATGAAATTAAAGTAATAGATAAGATTTATAAAATAAGTATTATTTTATGGGATGAAATAGAAGAATACTTAGAAGTATTTGATGATGTATATAAAGAAGAAATAGACCATATAAAACCATTGATATCACTTGAAATAGAAGAAAATCTTAATGAAAATAGCAAGGCAACATCAACAATAGGCAAGAGCGATACAAAGGGTGATATAGGTAAAATTATAAAAAATAAAACTACAAAAGAGCAGATTAAAAAGGATTTAGTAAAATCAGAAAATGAAGATATTATGAAAATAAATTCTGATAAAAGTACCTCACATAAAAGTACTATGGCAAAAGATAAAGATGCCATAAAGCTAAGAAAATCTAGCAAAGAAGATAATAAAAGTGATGATTTAGTAAATAAAGCAAATGATGAATTATTTGACGGAGTATATAATAACAATTCCTTTGGAAAAGGAATTATGAAATTAAGAAATATAAAAGAAAGTGAAAATGAACAAAAGAGTGATTCAAAATTAATTTCATATGGAGGCATTCATAAAAATATTAGAATAAAAGTTCATAGACCAGAATTTACTTATGAAGATAAATTAAATTATATAGAAAATAATAAAAAATATATTAAAGCAGCTAATGAACTAGCTAATAGAGTATTGCCATTTCTAAAGAATGAAGTATCCACTCAATATAGTAAAAATAGATATTATGGAACTAAATTCGAAGCTTCTAATGTATCAAAAAAGGACTATCGATATTTTAGTAAAAAAAATCCGCCAAATGAATCTCCATCAATGGCAGTAGCTATGCGAATTGATGAATCTGGATCTATGAAAGCCAATAATCGTATTGAAATGGCTCAGGCAACAGCTATTTTAATATGGGAATTTTGTAAAAAGTGTAGCATACCAATAGGTATTTATGGAGATACAGCAGATATAAATAATACAGAAGATGTATCAATATACTCTTATTCTGATTTTGATAATCAAGATAAAGACGATTGTTATAGAATGATGCAAATAAGTCCAAAGGGTAATAATAGAGATGGAGTATCTATAAAATATGTAGCGGAGAAATTATTAAAAGTTGATGCAGATATTAAAGTATTGTTTATTATAAGTGATGGAAAGCCACTTGCAAAACCAAATTATAAAGATGAACTTGCAAAGGAAGATTTAAAAAGTGTTATATCAGAATATTCAAGAAAAGGTATAAATTTCTTTGTAGCTGCAATTGGAAATGATAGAGATGTAATAAAAGATATTTATGGACAAAATAAATTTTTAGATATATCTAATATAAATGAATTGCCTAATAGAATTTCTATGATATTAAAGAATTTATTATAG
- a CDS encoding DUF6530 family protein translates to MEFKPVITCDNYKKVDGYRTSNSDIEKIDIGVKKNIDNKRLEIIAKLLKSDNGFDEIPVNRILDMAILLCEASLYFKEAYRMPKFYDENNLTISRVGLQGDAMNIKICEDNENLDKDIIDLADEFSNQGELLGERFRVLSEILEELGY, encoded by the coding sequence ATGGAATTTAAACCAGTTATAACATGTGACAATTACAAAAAAGTAGATGGATATAGAACATCTAATTCAGATATAGAGAAAATAGACATAGGAGTTAAGAAAAATATAGATAACAAAAGACTTGAAATAATAGCAAAGCTTTTAAAATCAGATAATGGATTTGATGAAATACCTGTAAATAGAATTTTAGATATGGCAATTTTATTATGTGAAGCTAGTCTATATTTTAAAGAAGCTTATAGAATGCCTAAATTTTATGATGAAAATAATTTAACTATTAGCCGTGTTGGACTTCAAGGCGATGCTATGAATATTAAAATATGTGAAGATAACGAAAACCTAGATAAAGATATAATTGATTTAGCAGATGAATTTAGTAATCAGGGAGAATTACTTGGAGAAAGATTTAGAGTACTATCAGAAATATTAGAGGAATTAGGATATTAA
- a CDS encoding flavodoxin family protein — protein MNKIVAFYGSGRKNGNTASIINEILKGVSSDDVEISRYNVVDMDIKPCRGCYYCRRNDSCCLKDDMKNIIDDIKDANVVIFSSPLYMYQVAGHIKMLVDRLYPL, from the coding sequence ATGAATAAAATAGTAGCTTTTTATGGGAGTGGTAGAAAGAATGGAAATACTGCAAGTATTATTAACGAAATACTAAAAGGTGTATCTAGTGATGATGTAGAAATATCGAGATACAATGTAGTTGATATGGATATTAAACCTTGTAGGGGATGTTACTATTGTAGAAGAAATGATTCATGTTGTTTAAAAGATGATATGAAAAATATTATAGATGACATAAAAGATGCAAATGTAGTCATATTTAGCTCACCTTTGTACATGTATCAAGTAGCGGGACATATAAAAATGTTAGTAGATAGATTATATCCACTATAA
- a CDS encoding AAA family ATPase, whose translation MRKISSISPIWGREYKLEEKPFNTLSSKNVNTSSKYSPDGGFGKGQSILIDSIIKSTHKYIDLLANKSKIGAIGLIEDNICVELQGKNEDIIQILFYNKLSGKCLACNYDTKNNIYNEYKLRNPRNSKGEKGSILFLAMMPEILKDNEALSIFNEYKLHIEEKDNLDELSIKLMATLCDNVYRRVLKGDLKLLVPEGAPLEKISLEDIENKKIAYTKLLHGEFKVVKEIKEEKKQIECLKIEPGEFTLNLSRELTEYEKSQIIKLPDSHRVSKIERRICKEIKRNWNKGDMKIANILLEGDAGSGKTQMAKALSSNLGLPYTKITCFSDMDKSDVLGSILPVANEEKNDSNKEIEYKYFPSEIVRAFTEGYLLEIQEPTVIRDAAVLMILNSALEPDGTINLPTGVVKRHPDFVAVITTNRNYIGCRPLNEALRDRIQHSEKMDLPEREVMIERAIAKTGFDNVELVSKLVDAIIALDECATANAIHGVAGMRSLFFWVDAIKNGEDIRESMYYKVIYKITTNPDEIRILEEAVENNTSLFIETQSRR comes from the coding sequence ATGAGAAAGATAAGCAGCATATCTCCCATTTGGGGAAGAGAGTATAAGCTTGAAGAAAAACCATTTAATACTTTAAGCAGTAAGAATGTTAATACTTCAAGTAAGTATTCTCCAGATGGAGGATTTGGAAAAGGACAATCAATCCTAATAGATTCTATAATAAAATCAACACATAAATATATAGATTTACTTGCTAATAAAAGTAAGATAGGAGCTATTGGATTAATTGAAGATAATATATGTGTAGAATTACAAGGTAAGAATGAAGATATAATACAAATTCTATTTTACAATAAATTAAGCGGAAAATGTTTAGCATGTAATTATGATACTAAAAATAATATATACAATGAATATAAATTAAGAAATCCTAGAAATTCTAAAGGAGAAAAGGGAAGTATATTATTTTTAGCTATGATGCCTGAAATATTAAAAGATAATGAAGCATTAAGTATATTTAATGAGTATAAACTTCACATAGAAGAAAAGGATAATTTAGATGAATTATCAATAAAGTTAATGGCAACTTTATGTGATAATGTATATCGTAGAGTATTAAAAGGCGACTTAAAGTTACTTGTACCAGAAGGAGCTCCTTTAGAAAAAATAAGTCTAGAGGATATAGAGAATAAAAAAATAGCATATACAAAATTATTACATGGAGAATTTAAAGTAGTTAAAGAAATAAAAGAAGAGAAAAAACAAATAGAATGTTTAAAGATAGAGCCTGGAGAATTTACATTAAACTTATCTAGGGAATTAACTGAGTATGAAAAAAGTCAAATTATAAAATTACCAGATTCCCATAGAGTATCAAAAATTGAAAGAAGAATATGTAAAGAAATAAAACGCAATTGGAATAAGGGTGATATGAAAATAGCCAATATTCTTCTTGAAGGTGATGCTGGTTCTGGAAAAACTCAAATGGCAAAGGCATTATCCAGTAATTTGGGACTACCTTATACTAAGATAACTTGTTTTTCAGATATGGATAAATCAGACGTATTAGGATCTATACTTCCTGTTGCTAATGAAGAAAAAAATGATTCTAATAAAGAGATTGAGTATAAATACTTCCCATCAGAAATAGTAAGGGCATTTACAGAAGGTTATTTATTAGAGATACAAGAGCCTACTGTAATTCGTGATGCAGCAGTACTAATGATACTAAACTCAGCACTAGAGCCAGATGGTACTATAAATTTACCAACAGGAGTTGTAAAAAGACATCCAGATTTTGTGGCTGTTATTACAACTAATAGAAATTATATTGGATGTAGACCACTTAATGAAGCTTTAAGAGATAGAATACAACATTCAGAGAAAATGGATTTACCAGAAAGAGAAGTTATGATAGAAAGAGCTATTGCAAAAACAGGATTTGATAATGTTGAGTTAGTTTCTAAATTAGTAGATGCTATTATAGCTTTAGATGAATGTGCAACAGCTAATGCTATACATGGAGTAGCAGGAATGCGTTCTTTATTTTTCTGGGTTGATGCAATAAAAAATGGAGAAGATATAAGAGAATCTATGTACTATAAAGTAATATATAAAATAACTACAAACCCTGATGAAATAAGAATCTTGGAGGAAGCCGTTGAAAATAATACTTCTTTATTCATTGAAACTCAAAGTAGGAGGTAA